Genomic window (Aethina tumida isolate Nest 87 chromosome 4, icAetTumi1.1, whole genome shotgun sequence):
ATAACCAATACGAGAAAATTTTGGGAGAGATACTTCAAGAGGTGGGAGAGTTGGAGGTGGAAGCAAAAAAGTTAGATGGAAGCAACGAGGGACTATTGAAAGTGATGGACAATTGCCTCAAatctaaactaaattttctgactaaaattaatattttttctgagGAACAAAAGGAGAAAGTTATGACGAAGATCAGAAcggttcaaaaaattttagaagagCTACAGAAAAACGTAAAGGAAGAAGATAATATTCAGTGTGAAAAAGaagatttcaattttattaaaaatgaaagtaaatCACCcgatatgtaaataaatacaaaggcaataagtaaaatttgtttacttttaatagaattaatgATCAATTTCAGTAagcaaagtataaaatattagttgatATACCATCATTTCTATGATTTAAACCGGAGTGACTCATCGAAAATAACGCAGTCCACAAAAAtgcgataaaattaattcataacaaTCTTGCAGGTGTTTTTTTTCGTAGTGTGTGTGAAAGATCGTGTGTAAATGTCACTGATGTAGACACTGAACATCTTCGTGCAGAATTAGTTGCTGTCCTTGAAGAATTACGGTTTTATGATAtggttttgaattttttctctCAAATTTTGCAGGTGCgccactttattattattctgaaAGCGAATCTTTgccaaaaaatttacaatttcgtTAGAACTTTTGCGAACAGTTCACATGATGTCATCGACTGTACTCAAACACAATAACTATTTGAACATTTGTTCTAAATCACCAGGAAACAATGTAGAGTTTTAAAGTCAAGAACGCTTAAATATGACTTTAGGCCAACTTCGCAAAATTGTTAAAGGAGGAAGCGAGCAATTCGAATCCTTGTGAACCAACGAAAGAACAAATGAGATGAGCGGTAATCAAAACCAGTTTCGTTTCGGAATGTTAATGTTACATTCACTGCACCATATATAAGATAGCACACAACAAAAAACGGaacgttttatgttttaatccTTGAATTTAACTAATAgaaatgtcatattttttccatcaaataaaacaacaacaatccaaaacaattagtttttaatcgaTACATAAACAACAGAAGACTAGTGGAACGAATAAtcgtttagttaaattttacaacttcTGGTTTTTGGCCAGCCATTCCAAGGCTCTTTGTATGGCAGCTGGAATCGGCGGTGGAACAGGAAGATGTGCCCCTTGCGGTTGGAAACCGTTCTCATCGGCGATGTAAGACAGTTGGATGGGTTCACCCTCCGGCGACACGTAAGCGAATTGTCCTTGTGCCTGCATCGCCGATTCGTCCTTAGAGATTTGTCTCAGTTGTCCCTGTTCCTGGGCGACTATTCCATTTTCTGTCTCATACCTAAATAAATTCGTCAAGAGTTTCGTTTCTCGTTTATGTGAGCGAATTGATACTTACCCCCATTGGTAGCTTCCGTCCGGACGGATATCCTGCTCTTGTCTGAGGATTTTGATTTGGTTTCCATCGCCCGGCGTTACTTTCAGCGGTGGAGGAAAATGCAGGTCCGGTAATGGTGATAAAATTCTTGTGGTTGCCGCAAAGGCAACAGTGATAAAGGCAAAACCGAAAATAATCTGAACATAAATGAgttatgataataattatacaaagcCCAACCCATAAAGATTGGGatttaaatatgcaaatatGTGACATTTAAAAAGCATCTTCGGATATTAGATCAAACATGAGGTGGAATTTACCATAAACTGTCGCATCCCAAggtctgaatatttaaatgttttatttatttctggcTATATATTCGCGCGATTATGTAAAGACGGATTCAGATTATGGACACACTTGGATCACTTCGTTgacgaaatattaattaaaaacgatggaaaaatactttttaattgtttctttggATTGATTAATAacagaattttatgtaaaaatatgtctAGAAGCAATGGATaatctaatttacttttaaatatatatttttgacccataactaaattacaatttttaattttaaaaacatcattacAACCTATTAGAAGTTATACTATAATTGAGTTTACAAACTCTGAGTTTTacctttcaaatttattaagtttcaaaataaaactaatactaACTGATAAGTTATATctataaaaccaaaaaaaatatgaatataaaatagtaaaaacttaaatttattggtaGTCATaccacattaatattaaaatatagtacattatttttatttattgatgtgatggaatattaaata
Coding sequences:
- the LOC109603965 gene encoding uncharacterized protein LOC109603965; protein product: MSTDDRQVLLALVCKMVVKQNKFQLKYLEECLELFEEADCSRELLPSIKDLIKEQYNFYPEDKNPFDSNFVSPVLNPFENHEENVEVHDNQYEKILGEILQEVGELEVEAKKLDGSNEGLLKVMDNCLKSKLNFLTKINIFSEEQKEKVMTKIRTVQKILEELQKNVKEEDNIQCEKEDFNFIKNESKSPDM
- the LOC109603976 gene encoding endocuticle structural glycoprotein ABD-4, which produces MFKNIIFGFAFITVAFAATTRILSPLPDLHFPPPLKVTPGDGNQIKILRQEQDIRPDGSYQWGYETENGIVAQEQGQLRQISKDESAMQAQGQFAYVSPEGEPIQLSYIADENGFQPQGAHLPVPPPIPAAIQRALEWLAKNQKL